gtttGCAATAAGTATTTAACATATCTTAAGAGTTTTAAGTCAGTACATGACGAATATATGGATAGACATTGTGGAAGTTTAACTGTTTTTTCATCGAATGGTactgattatttttcttgtaatgATAAGGATGAGCTAACGTCTCTCATAAATGAAttcgaaaaatgcaaaag
Above is a window of Plasmodium cynomolgi strain B DNA, scaffold: 0901, whole genome shotgun sequence DNA encoding:
- a CDS encoding CYIR protein (putative;~vir-type antigen) — its product is MFKLKSTCNPEKIKGVNLNELKIGYFQIKKISNENGKVCNKYLTYLKSFKSVHDEYMDRHCGSLTVFSSNGTDYFSCNDKDELTSLINEFEKCKSVEKPNPEIVHDIPA